A region from the Aegilops tauschii subsp. strangulata cultivar AL8/78 chromosome 5, Aet v6.0, whole genome shotgun sequence genome encodes:
- the LOC109770286 gene encoding aspartate--tRNA ligase 2, cytoplasmic produces MSSEPAPASASTEELEADLSAATISKKQLKKDARKAEKAGKASQRQQQQQPQAEEADLFAANYGDVPVEEIQSKAISGRSWTDIGDLDEAAAGRSVLIRGSAQTLRPVSKKMAFVVLRQSMSTVQCVLVASADAGVSTQMVRFATSLSKESIVDVEGVVTLPKEPLKATTQQVEIQVRKVYCINRAIPTLPINLEDAARSEAEFEKAEQNGEKLVRVLQDTRLNYRAIDLRTPANQAIFRIQCHVENKFREFLFSENFIGIHSPKLIGGSSEGGASVFKLEYNGQPACLAQSPQLYKQMSICGGFGRVFEVGPVFRAEKSNTHRHLCEFIGLDAEMEIKEHYFEVCDIIDGLFVAIFKHLNENCQKELETINRQYPFEPLKYLEKTLKLTYEEGIKMLKEAGTEIEPMGDLNTEAEKKLGRLVKEKYGTEFFILYRYPLAVRPFYTMPCYDDPAYSNSFDVFIRGEEIISGAQRIHTPELLRKRAIECGIDASTIASYIESFSYGAPPHGGFGVGLERVVMLFCALNNIRKTSLFPRDPQRLAP; encoded by the exons ATGTCGTCGGAGCCCGCGCCCGCCTCCGCCTCCACGGAGGAGCTCGAGGCCGACCTCTCCGCCGCGACCATCAGCAAGAAGCAGCTGAAGAAGGACGCCCGCAAGGCCGAGAAGGCCGGGAAGGCGTCGCAgcgccagcagcagcagcagccgcagGCGGAGGAGGCCGACCTCTTCGCGGCCAACTACGGCGATGTCCCCGTCGAGGAGATCCAGTCCAAGGCCATCTCCGGCAGGTCCTGGACCGACATCGGCGACCTCGACGAGGCCGCCGCGGGCCGCTCCGTGCTCATCCGCGGCTCCGCGCAGACGCTGCGCCCCGTCAGCAAGAAGATGGCCTTCGTCGTGCTGCGCCAGAGCATGAGCACCGTGCAGTGCGTGCTCGTCGCCAGCGCCGACGCCGGGGTCAGCACGCAGATGGTGCGCTTCGCCACCTCCCTCAGCAAGGAGAGCATCGTCGACGTCGAGGGCGTCGTCACCCTCCCCAAGGAGCCCCTCAAGGCCACCACGCAGCAG GTCGAGATCCAGGTTAGGAAGGTCTACTGCATCAATAGGGCGATCCCCACACTTCCGATCAACCTTGAGGACGCAGCCCGGAGTGAGGCAGAATTCGAGAAGGCTGAACAA AATGGGGAGAAGCTGGTACGTGTTCTCCAGGACACACGCTTGAACTATCGAGCTATCGATCTGCGGACACCTGCGAATCAAGCAATCTTCCGCATCCAATGCCATGTTGAGAAC aaatttagagaaTTTTTGTTCTCGGAGAATTTTATCGGGATCCACAGTCCAAAGTTGATTGGTGGATCAAGTGAAGGTGGTGCATCTGTATTCAAGCTGGAGTACAATGGCCAGCCTGCTTGTTTAGCACAATCTCCCCAATTGTACAAGCAGATGAGCATCTGTGGTGGCTTTGGCCGCGTGTTTGAGGTTGGTCCCGTCTTTAGAGCAGAAAAGTCAAACACTCACAGGCATCTGTGTGAGTTTATCGGGTTGGATGCTGAGATGGAGATCAAGGAGCACTACTTTGAG GTTTGTGATATCATAGATGGCTTATTTGTTGCAATATTCAAACACTTGAATGAAAATTGTCAGAAGGAACTTGAGACAATAAATAGGCAGTATCCATTTGAACCTCTGAAG TACCTAGAGAAAACCTTGAAGCTGACGTATGAGGAAGGGATTAAAATGCTGAAG GAAGCCGGAACTGAAATCGAGCCTATGGGTGACCTTAACACTGAAGCTGAGAAGAAACTTGGTCGGCTTGTTAAGGAGAA GTATGGCACAGAATTTTTCATCCTCTATCGATATCCTTTGGCTGTGCGCCCTTTCTACACCATGCCTTGCTACGATGATCCAGCTTACAGCAACTCTTTTGATGTTTTCATTCGAG GTGAGGAAATTATTTCTGGAGCGCAAAGAATACATACGCCTGAACTTCTGAGGAAACGTGCAATCGAGTGTGGAATTGACGCGAGTACTATCGCATCGTACATTGAATCATTCAG CTATGGTGCACCTCCTCATGGCGGTTTCGGGGTCGGCTTGGAGAGAGTGGTTATGCTGTTCTGTGCCCTCAACAACATCAGGAAGACATCTCTTTTCCCTCGTGACCCACAGAGGCTCGCGCCATAA